A single window of Granulicella mallensis MP5ACTX8 DNA harbors:
- a CDS encoding DNA polymerase Y family protein yields MADAAHPDLFSFLHIDLNSFFASVEQQLHPEYRGKPTAVVPTMADTTCCIAASYEAKALGIKTGTRVGDAKKICPEIILVNGDHAEYSRFSHAIAVAVEGVCPVAHTPSIDEMVCQLMGRERQPPAARQIALAIKQAIKDKVGETLRCSIGMAPNRYLAKIASDMQKPDGLIGLLPSQLPRALAHLELRDLPGVGARTEVRLKAKGVNTMTDLLALDRNGMHKLMDSVWGDRMYHWLRGHDTGDNGAPVPSELQKSLGHSHVLAPEHRSQEGAWAVAHKLLHKGAMRLRMEKFYTSSLSVTIKYALTREETARVSKTKQHTSGIRHAGWGMEARFRPCQDTLSLLEALQGCWKQRPQEDLHQKPFFVGVTMRNLIPEDEMQTRLFEEPGNRSQLSATMDKLNLKYGHTTLHFAGMLTAKEAAPTRIAFTQIPVQYGTDWM; encoded by the coding sequence ATGGCTGATGCCGCCCATCCCGATCTCTTCAGCTTCCTGCATATCGACCTGAACTCCTTCTTCGCCTCGGTCGAACAGCAACTGCATCCCGAATATCGCGGCAAACCTACGGCGGTGGTACCCACCATGGCCGACACCACCTGCTGCATCGCCGCCAGCTACGAGGCCAAAGCTCTCGGCATCAAGACCGGGACACGTGTCGGGGACGCGAAGAAGATCTGCCCGGAGATCATTCTCGTCAACGGCGACCACGCCGAATACTCCAGGTTCTCGCACGCCATTGCGGTCGCGGTCGAGGGTGTCTGCCCGGTCGCACACACGCCCTCCATCGACGAGATGGTCTGTCAGCTCATGGGACGCGAACGCCAGCCTCCCGCCGCCCGCCAGATCGCACTCGCGATCAAGCAGGCCATCAAGGACAAAGTCGGCGAGACGCTGCGCTGCTCCATCGGCATGGCGCCGAACCGCTATCTCGCCAAGATCGCCAGCGATATGCAGAAGCCGGACGGGCTCATCGGCCTGTTGCCCTCACAGTTGCCACGGGCTCTCGCTCACCTGGAGTTACGTGACCTTCCCGGGGTTGGCGCGCGGACGGAGGTTCGGCTGAAGGCCAAGGGCGTCAACACCATGACGGACCTCCTGGCACTCGACCGCAACGGCATGCACAAGCTCATGGACTCGGTGTGGGGCGACCGCATGTACCACTGGCTGCGCGGGCACGATACCGGCGACAACGGCGCACCGGTCCCGAGCGAGCTCCAGAAGTCCCTCGGCCACTCCCATGTGCTCGCTCCCGAGCATCGCTCCCAGGAAGGGGCCTGGGCCGTCGCTCACAAGCTGCTGCATAAGGGCGCCATGCGCCTGCGGATGGAGAAGTTCTACACCAGCTCCCTCTCGGTGACGATCAAGTACGCCCTCACGCGCGAGGAGACCGCACGAGTCTCCAAAACCAAGCAGCATACCAGCGGCATTCGGCACGCGGGCTGGGGCATGGAGGCCCGCTTTCGTCCCTGCCAGGACACCCTGTCGCTTCTGGAAGCGCTGCAAGGCTGCTGGAAGCAGCGGCCCCAGGAAGACCTGCATCAGAAGCCGTTCTTCGTCGGCGTCACGATGCGCAACCTCATTCCCGAGGACGAGATGCAGACGAGGCTCTTTGAAGAGCCGGGCAATCGCTCCCAGCTCTCAGCCACCATGGACAAGCTGAATCTGAAGTACGGCCATACCACCCTGCACTTCGCCGGCATGCTGACGGCGAAAGAGGCAGCCCCCACGCGTATCGCGTTTACGCAGATTCCTGTGCAGTATGGAACCGACTGGATGTAG
- a CDS encoding RDD family protein, with amino-acid sequence MLKNLKRLTEKRSFRAHETHRMDELDGLPLASFRRRSWALLIDFLIVAILRAPFGFLRHHGSDEAVAGTFGWFMMEAGHKIEELAESVLYFGVALKLGKGQTPGKYLMGIRVMSLTHKEVGWWQSIERALGYGASLLEGGFGFVQYYINRNRQCVHDRIAETIVVYVRKPLARWSSPAGDPEA; translated from the coding sequence ATGCTGAAAAACCTGAAACGCTTAACCGAGAAGCGGAGCTTCCGTGCGCATGAGACGCATCGGATGGATGAACTCGATGGATTGCCGCTGGCGAGCTTTCGCCGCCGTAGCTGGGCGCTCCTCATCGATTTTTTGATTGTGGCCATTCTCCGGGCGCCGTTCGGTTTCTTGAGGCACCACGGCTCTGACGAGGCTGTCGCAGGCACCTTCGGCTGGTTCATGATGGAGGCGGGGCACAAGATTGAGGAGCTGGCAGAGTCCGTGCTGTACTTTGGGGTGGCCTTGAAGCTGGGTAAGGGGCAGACTCCGGGCAAGTATTTGATGGGTATCCGGGTGATGTCGCTGACGCACAAAGAGGTCGGCTGGTGGCAGTCGATCGAACGCGCCCTAGGCTATGGTGCTTCGTTGCTCGAAGGCGGCTTTGGCTTCGTGCAGTACTACATCAACCGCAACCGCCAGTGCGTGCATGACCGCATTGCCGAGACCATTGTGGTGTACGTGCGGAAGCCTCTGGCACGCTGGTCTTCTCCCGCCGGAGATCCCGAGGCCTAG